A genome region from Candidatus Zixiibacteriota bacterium includes the following:
- a CDS encoding peptidylprolyl isomerase, with translation MKKLGIITLALLFLMPAVLAQDKKDQPTKDKKVSEYKKRQPDNPEIAIETDFGTMKLELFRDVAPIHVDSMLSLVKKGFYDGLIFHRIIDGFMIQGGDPKGNGTGGPGYTLPAEFNKIKHVEGSLSMARSQDPNSAGSQFFICLAPAPHLDGQYTNFGMLMDGFDTLHKIGKVETGAMDKPVKDVYIRKMYVIKDITPVKKATE, from the coding sequence ATGAAAAAACTTGGCATTATCACCCTGGCCCTGTTATTCCTTATGCCCGCGGTTTTAGCCCAGGACAAAAAAGATCAACCCACCAAGGATAAAAAAGTGAGCGAATACAAAAAACGCCAACCCGATAACCCTGAAATAGCTATCGAAACCGATTTCGGAACCATGAAACTGGAGCTGTTCCGCGATGTCGCCCCGATCCATGTCGACAGCATGCTGTCACTGGTGAAAAAGGGTTTCTACGACGGCCTGATTTTCCACCGGATTATCGACGGTTTCATGATCCAGGGCGGCGATCCCAAAGGCAACGGCACCGGCGGCCCGGGCTATACCCTTCCGGCCGAGTTCAATAAAATCAAGCATGTCGAGGGTTCGCTCTCGATGGCTCGTTCCCAGGATCCTAATTCGGCGGGGAGCCAGTTCTTTATCTGTCTCGCTCCGGCGCCTCATCTGGATGGCCAGTATACCAATTTCGGGATGCTCATGGATGGCTTCGATACCCTGCACAAAATCGGCAAGGTCGAGACCGGCGCCATGGATAAACCGGTCAAGGATGTCTATATCCGGAAAATGTACGTGATCAAAGATATCACGCCGGTTAAGAAGGCCACGGAATAA
- a CDS encoding 1-deoxy-D-xylulose-5-phosphate reductoisomerase: MKKRLVILGSTGSIGRSALDVASRHTDRIEIVGLSVHANIDLLAEQIRRFHPKYVAVTEPRAYDKLARSFNYPETRLLDFSEGIRFLTGLPEADVILNAIVGAAGLKASLDIVHSGKRLALANKESMVIGGELINRVASKSRAEIVPVDSEHSAIWQALCSGRKREVKKIILTGSGGPFRDLPLDKFKDITREQALHHPTWNMGPKITIDSATMMNKGLEIIEAMRLFDIPAEKIEVVIHPQSIIHSMVEFVDSSIIAQMSNPDMRLPIAYAIFFPERLPSANGRLDLMAAGKLEFYPPDYQKFPLLKLAFDVAARGGTVPAVYNAANEIAVEAFLNSAVEFVKIPEIVINTVNKHEPIKNPSLDDILEADRWARDTAIKQVG, from the coding sequence GTGAAAAAAAGACTCGTCATACTGGGTTCAACCGGCTCAATCGGTCGCTCGGCGCTTGATGTGGCGTCGCGACACACCGACCGGATCGAAATTGTCGGCCTGTCGGTTCATGCCAATATCGATCTTCTGGCCGAACAAATCCGCCGGTTCCATCCCAAATATGTGGCCGTAACCGAGCCGCGGGCCTATGACAAGCTGGCCCGGTCGTTTAATTACCCGGAAACCCGTCTCCTTGATTTCTCCGAAGGGATCAGGTTTCTGACCGGTTTGCCCGAGGCCGATGTCATTCTCAATGCCATCGTTGGGGCGGCCGGACTGAAAGCCTCGCTGGATATCGTTCATTCCGGTAAACGGCTGGCCCTGGCCAACAAGGAATCAATGGTGATCGGCGGCGAGCTGATTAATCGGGTGGCTTCCAAATCAAGGGCCGAGATCGTTCCGGTCGATTCGGAACATTCGGCCATCTGGCAAGCTTTGTGTTCCGGGCGTAAACGGGAAGTTAAAAAAATTATCCTGACCGGTTCCGGCGGGCCGTTTCGCGATTTGCCTCTGGATAAGTTTAAAGACATCACCCGCGAACAGGCCCTTCACCATCCGACCTGGAACATGGGCCCCAAAATAACGATTGATTCGGCGACCATGATGAATAAAGGGCTGGAAATCATCGAGGCCATGCGCCTTTTCGATATACCGGCGGAGAAAATCGAGGTGGTCATCCATCCCCAGTCGATAATCCATTCCATGGTCGAATTTGTCGATTCCTCGATAATAGCCCAGATGTCCAACCCGGATATGCGTCTGCCGATTGCCTACGCCATCTTCTTCCCGGAACGTCTCCCCAGCGCCAATGGGCGTCTGGACCTGATGGCCGCCGGAAAACTTGAATTTTATCCGCCCGATTATCAGAAATTCCCGCTTCTCAAACTGGCTTTCGATGTGGCCGCGCGGGGCGGGACGGTCCCGGCGGTATATAATGCCGCCAATGAGATCGCAGTCGAGGCATTCTTGAATAGCGCTGTTGAATTCGTTAAAATTCCCGAAATAGTTATTAATACTGTAAATAAACATGAACCGATCAAAAACCCATCGCTCGATGATATCCTTGAGGCCGACCGATGGGCCAGAGATACTGCAATAAAACAGGTGGGGTGA